The following proteins come from a genomic window of Methylosinus sp. H3A:
- a CDS encoding site-specific integrase, which translates to MDNGKIGARSITLQEQRAIGGLDHQVPMILLDGRTYDDNLDRFLLDLPLNGVRSRHSLRAYGYDLMIWVRFLEQACGKSVWEAVHSDIAAFHRARRRGDAGARISAASWNRSVAALDKLYRWAVVEGIVASSPFMHRDEWRRGQGPRRVRVIARNEAYERAAKRMDVRFISLEDYRVFRDVGLRGLTAAGAERPGARDRNSTRNALFAELLLTTGMRLEEASFLLAAEISDSAQATRGGQGWFELPPALTKGDRGRRILMPGRVLHEISAYIDIERAHAISKFRSRQGWETIERPIFVHRRASGAASIPIRNGGAIPIEALTPDERGRLVICDDEGVPLEPAVLWLTEVGQPVQPNTWEATFTRACRRCSAAGFPMQVSPHRLRHAFAVHMLAMLIQNRLRDASVAAGDAGTEAYHRMLGDPLQQVQRLLGHASLTTTYIYLDHVAGHADTVDAAMEELLALVPKVGNS; encoded by the coding sequence GATGATCCTTCTCGATGGAAGGACATACGATGACAACTTGGATCGCTTTCTTCTCGATCTGCCACTGAATGGCGTGAGATCTCGGCACTCTCTACGTGCCTACGGCTACGACCTCATGATCTGGGTTCGCTTTCTCGAGCAAGCTTGCGGCAAGAGCGTCTGGGAGGCCGTACATAGTGACATCGCTGCATTTCATCGAGCGCGCCGTCGCGGGGACGCTGGGGCTCGCATTTCCGCGGCATCATGGAATCGATCCGTCGCCGCGCTCGACAAGCTTTATCGTTGGGCCGTAGTCGAAGGGATCGTCGCATCCAGCCCATTCATGCATAGAGATGAGTGGCGTCGAGGTCAGGGCCCTCGACGAGTCCGCGTTATCGCGCGGAATGAAGCTTACGAGCGCGCCGCGAAGCGGATGGATGTGCGCTTCATTTCACTCGAGGACTACCGCGTTTTCCGGGACGTTGGTCTGCGTGGTCTGACGGCCGCGGGCGCGGAACGTCCCGGCGCACGGGACCGCAATAGCACGCGTAACGCGCTTTTCGCCGAACTCTTGCTAACCACGGGAATGCGACTTGAGGAAGCATCGTTTCTTCTCGCCGCCGAGATTTCAGACTCAGCGCAAGCCACGCGCGGCGGCCAGGGCTGGTTCGAACTGCCGCCTGCGCTCACCAAGGGTGATCGCGGTCGACGTATATTGATGCCGGGACGTGTGCTTCATGAAATCTCTGCCTATATCGACATCGAGCGAGCGCACGCCATCAGCAAGTTCCGATCCAGGCAAGGGTGGGAGACGATCGAACGGCCGATCTTCGTTCACCGGCGAGCGTCGGGTGCAGCCTCCATTCCGATCCGGAACGGCGGCGCGATTCCGATAGAAGCGTTGACACCGGACGAGCGTGGTCGGCTAGTTATCTGTGACGATGAAGGCGTGCCGCTGGAGCCGGCCGTACTCTGGTTGACCGAGGTCGGACAGCCGGTCCAACCGAATACATGGGAAGCAACTTTCACTCGCGCGTGTCGGCGTTGCTCGGCGGCCGGTTTTCCGATGCAGGTCAGTCCTCATCGGCTCCGTCACGCGTTTGCCGTCCACATGCTCGCGATGCTGATTCAAAACCGCTTGCGTGATGCGTCGGTCGCAGCCGGAGACGCCGGGACGGAGGCCTATCATCGGATGCTCGGGGATCCCTTGCAACAGGTCCAACGTCTTCTCGGTCATGCCAGCCTGACGACAACTTATATCTACCTCGATCACGTCGCCGGCCACGCCGACACAGTCGATGCCGCGAT